CTCCCTACTATCATCTATGGCACTAGAGAGGAATCATTCTTTCTCCTGGATAATTTGCAAAGCCTTTTTCCCAGGGAACATTACCTGTCCTGTTAAACTCCGTACCCCCATGAGACATAATATCCTTCCATAGATATATGGTTTTAGGAAATTTTTGTCTGCACGTGAGTAAACAAGACCAGTGTGACAATACCGGCTTGCTGCAATCACTATTTTGCAATTGGGCACAAGTGATGCAAGAAATTCTGAGAATAACTtgcaaaaaagttgcaaaaacttAATTTCTAGATCATTTTAATATATTCACAGGGATAAACTGCACTGTGTACAGGTTCATGCTAATGGAGAGACAGACCACTAAATCTGCGGCTACCTACCTGTACCGGCAGAACCCCagagattataattagagatgagcgaacactgttcggatcagccgttccgaacagcacgctcccatataaataaatggaagcacctggcacgtacactttgccggcggccggtcgccgtgccaggtgcttccattcatttctatgggagcgtgctgtttggaacggctgatccgaacagtgttcgctcatctctaattataatcccCCACAGATTTCTGGCTGTTTCTACGGTGAAGTCTCGAATGgagactccgacacagatgtgagctTATCCTATGAAGACGTTTTTCCAAGACATCTTATACCTGTTTTATATAAGGTTGGGGTTGACCATCCATTGTGTTTGCTGAAACCTTTTTTGTTTTTAGGATTGAGAAGTATACTGCCAGCATGAACAAGCCGGATGTCGATAGAGCCGTAGATATGGGGCTAAAAGCTTGGAGTGATGCGGCACCTTTAAACTTTGTGAAAGTAAACCAAGGAGAAGCGGACATTATGATTTCCTTTGAGACCGGAGGTATTGGAAATGTTGATGTGTTACATGTTCTATTGCACCAGTTTGTAGTAATAATGTCTCAACATCTTGCAGTTGTCCACAACAATTTACAAGGAGGCCATAGTAAAATTACATTAGTATAAATGTAGTTTTTGGGGCTAAATTTAAAGGCATGTAcataattagaaaaacatggctattTTGCTTAATGGACAGTGCTGCCACACCTATCCACtgtttgtgtgtggtattgcagctcagttccattggcTGTAAGAGATCTGAGCTACAATATCATATAATATGaggtcctcggttgagagactatacctggtaataatcccagcatcattgcaaaacaaaggcctcttggaaggtcgagcatgatgttaaagggagcagccattattgggccatatcactgagattctgtctttctaattacaccagggaagacaggcttgcacattccagtgagcgccctctattggtttgcaacactgaggcacctgacttcctaattacatcatggaagacagatttgcatattcttcctatggtgGGTTATGTGATAGAGAGCCATTTCTGTGGCCATTCCTTGATCCTAAGGAGGTTTTGAACTATTAATACATGAAATATATTGATTTCTTTAGACCATGGAGACTCCTATCCATTTGATGGACCTCGGGGTACATTGGCTCATGCATTTGCTCCAGGGGAAGGTCTAGGAGGAGATACCCACTTTGACAATGCTGAAAGGTGGACCACGGGATCAAATGGTAATTGTATGCCTTGTAAATGCATATCCCATTACACTATCTAACTAGTTATAGGTAAGGTAACCAATTGTCCTGTCCTTTTAGGATTTAATCTCTTTACAGTAGCTGCTCATGAATTTGGACATGCTTTAGGACTTGGACATTCCAGTGACCCATCAGCTTTGATGTATCCAACCTACAGATACCAGCACCCTATAGGATTCCGCCTGCCGAAGGACGATGTCAAAGGAATACAGTCACTATACGGTACAGTGAATAGAGTGGTTGGCTTATCATATATAATGGGGTAGTCAACTAGTTTAACTAAGGGTTCATGTACCTGGGTCAAGTGAACTCTCAGCTAAACACTCAGCTCTCAGTAGAGACTTCATCTTGTAATTGTTAGGCAGCCTTTGTAGATTTGCTATTATTTCTTGCAAAACATAAGAAAATGAATTAAGACCACATACCCTGAAACTCATTCAGACCATAGAATGCTAGATTCAAATCAGGTCCCAAACCAGAACCCTATACTCAATTCAGATCCCAGATGGGACAGTGAAGATTAATTCAGACTCCCGGATAGCCTCCCCCCCTCCACCCTTTAGGGGGCACAATGAGTGTCAGGACATAATATGTGTCGCCCTTCGAGGCCTAAGCAGAGGACAGGAGCAGGGATATGGGAATCTTACTGTATGGAAGTTTGTATGGGCCTGTATTGGGtaacatactgtatgggagcctgtAATAGGGACAGTATACCGTGTAGGGCTAAGATACTATGTAGAGGATAAGTGGTATTATACCGTACAGAGGCCAGTGAAGGCGGCATTATGTCATGTGGGAAGtgggccccatcattcctagttataTCCGTAGAtaccagaccagacctccaagaTTAATCTGACCCCCAGACCAACTACTCCAATATCCTGTTCCCAGTTCCTCTTCACTTCCAAGTGCTGCACCAAACAAGCCCCTGATGCCAGATCTTGTATATTGGGCCATGGCATTAGTTGTGCCCCTGACGGCCCACCTACCATCACAGAGGCAATATAACTATGACAGCAGGTCTGCTGTGAGTAAAGAAGCAGTATTGTACAATTTGCTGTACCTATCTACAGTAACAGCGGTAAACCTAGAGAGAGTGTAGAGGTCCAGGTATCTGTGAAgggattcagtggcgtaactaggaatggcggggccccagaccccagagtataataatcggagacccagagggatacaaacataacaaactactgttacttacctatctcctgactcccctgcattctctgtcgctgtcggccatcttccgggatgtcatgtgaccgggaccCTGCATAACGGGTCATatgacatcacgcaagtaggccaaagcctgcccagagcctggagaggtaagtaacacagtttttttatgttattttacctctcgcgggcctccgatcgttatactcgggggtccgaaaagacccccaagtataatagtgcttgtgaggCCCGcgccatcacttaccgatcccggccaggGTAAGTATATAggacccgttaccagctggagtaatttacattctgttttttttttccagggcctAAACAGTCTGGCCAAAAATCTTCAGTAATCCCCCAGTCACCGGCCCCAGACCACTGTCAGCCAAACCTGTCTTTTGATGCTGTTACAGCCATAGGGAATGaacttctatttttcaaagacagGTGAATATAATGTTTTGGTCTACAATGATACTTCgacactatggggcagatttactaataaataTAAACCACAATTCTGTCAtgatttgcaccaaaaaactggtGTTAATTCCCAACATGACATTTATTGTTTTAGGCACATTGTCCAAAAACATGAAAATGGGCTTAACATAAATTGCGCAAAACTTAAAAATGAAAGGGGTTGTGCAAACCAAAGGACACATTCCCTATCTAACATTTTGCATCTacaactcttagggccccttcacacggagtaaacgcgccccttcacaatgcgcggcgcgtttactccgtgtgaaggggcccttatgcaTATCAATGTGCCTTCATGGTAACAGACTCCAAACCaatccctgtgtagtctgatcctgtagcCATATAGATGACTTGCATGGCCCACTATGATGTCACTGTATTACTAAGGGGCCTCTCATGATTTGTGTAGCGCACCAGTCATTGAAAAGCAATGGCGACATAAATAACATATTGAAGGTTTATTTCGCATCTGCTACACCTATACATTCCTCTATCCATCTCTTACATACATTGTTAAATTGCAAAAAGTAGGGGACCGGTTGGAAAGAGTACATTTGTGGACTTAGACACTTCGCTACCTTTAGCTACCACCAGAGGAAGTGCCCTCTATATGAATGTATACTCTGGGTGACAGACGTATTGGACACGTCaccaattttctaagtaaatCTATTTCTCAAGGTGCTATTGACGTGACATTATCACCAGATATCggtaacaacccatccaatccacacaggcaaagaaatcccacatagatgtccataaattatgtgtaataatgagaaatgacaccGGGAAAAAGGATTGACCACATGAAGGAAGAGAGGAGAAAAAAACCCATGGAAAGTCCTGACAACAGACGAAATCTTTCAGGAATTAGAAAGTAATCCTGACACgtagtgactagggttgagccgatcttgacttttcaggatcgattttgaaatccgatttccaatcatttttcattggaacctgatctcgatcccaattccgatcccaatgcaagtcaatgggattgttttactaatcggagattggattttaaaaacaatcctattcactatacagcatggaatctaacaattgtacgctttgttagaatccacgctggcTACTTAGTGCCACCTggtatccacttacctgcagagatggctggtccggtgcccggtgttctcgttcttcttctcctcgctgccccctgcctcccaggttaggagagtgtgggcgggttaggagagtgtgggcgggtactgggaggggagacgtcacgtctcctcgccctgtacccgcccacactctcctaagccacaagccctgccttcttcctagctctgtaacactaacctgggaggcgggggcagcgaggcgaagaagaacgagaacatcgggcaccggacaagccatctctgcaggtaagtagttactagagatgttagctagtctcccattagaatgaatggatgcagccggtgcgcagggggttaaggctgtgtgccggctgcttccattcatccctatggaaccgcagcggagccttcacactgagtataccctCCACTCAGAATAAGTggggcatatactcagtgtgaaggctaacattgttagcttttcccacaatgcttggccagaagcaaagcattgtgggaaataatcaccgatctcgatcccacctaaaaagatcgtgttcggaattccgatcgcgatcgtgaaattttctcgatcgctgatcggaatccaatcttttccagacacaatcgctcaaccctagtagtgacAAATAATAAGAAGTCTCATTACTAAGGGGCCTCAGAAGAAATACCTCATGATGGGTAAAACCAGTGAGCTGTCTCAAGACCCTCACAACCTTATTGTTACAGAACATACCGATGGCATTGGTTACAGAAGAATTACTTAAGGTTCCAGTGAGTATTATTGGGGTCATAATCCAAGAGTGGAAAGAACATCATTTCATGACCAGGAGCTCCCCGCAAGATTTCACATAGAGGAGTGAACAGAAGTATCCAAAAGCCAAGGAACACCTGTGGAGAACTCCAGAAAGACCAGGAATCAACAGAAAACAATAAGTAATGCCCTCACCCTCCATGGCCTATATACATCCTCACCACACACAACTCCATTCCTGAACAAAAAGCATGTCCAAGACAAGACGGTGAAATACCGGGAGAATAgagtctggtcagatgagacaaaactgAACTCTTTGTATACCATAATACACACCATGTTTGGAGGCCAAAAGTCACAGCCTACCAGCCAAAAACATCAGACCAGCAGTGAGGTTTGAAGGTGGGAACATCATGGCGTGAGGCTGTTTTTCAGCATACGGCACTGGCAAACTTCATATACCTGAAGGCAGGATTTATGAACAAATGAACCAACACATTCTTAAAAATCTCCTGCAACTACCAGGACGGTGAAGATGAAATGAGGGATACATTTCAGCAAGACAAGAACCCAAAAACACAGCCaaggaagaaagaaaataaagctgCTAGAATGGCCCAGCCGATCCCCAGACCTGAATGTAATAGAAAATCTTTGGAAGGAACTAAAGCTCAGAGAAGGACCCCCTGAACCTTCAAGATGTAAAGAGTGATTGTGTGGTAGAATGGGCCAAAGTCACACCTGAGCAATGCAGGAGACTAGTATCTCCATATAGGAGGTGTCTTGAAGCTTCATCAGCAAACCAAGGTTTTTGTAgcaagtattaaagggatccaaGCATTGGAATCCTATTTTTCtgattaacacgtaggaatagccttaagaaaggccattcttctcctacctttagatgtcttctctgtgctgccatttggtaaaaatcccggttttcttctgtatgcaaatgagttctcacgcagcactgggggcagtcctcaatGGTCAAACAGCACaatgggcatccccaatgctgcaagagaactctccagagatgcctccatcttcatctggaacggcctctccccacttcttccggcgctggatttcaaccttctaggcatgtgcagtcagctttgccatggggcctcaggcagagctcactgcgcatgcccgtggccatttttttgggCCGCTTAtgtgagcgtactgcgcatgtgcagtacgcttgtgtagttatacagagtacagagcctactgagcatgctcagtagctctgtaCCAATATCCAACACGTAAGTGATGCCAGTACAGaacatttctactgaacggcggtatggagaagacatctaaaggtagcagaagaatagcctttcttaaggctattcctatgtgttaggggaaAAAATGGAATTCCAATGActggatccctttaaatccattTCAGTAAGTGTGATTGATTTCCTTGCCTGTATTGGACTGGTCTTACtgacatctggtgagaatttcatgtcaattttaaaaatttatttaCGGTACTTAGAACATTGATGAAGTGTTCAATAATATTTCAcccattgtattatatatagcaGTAGCAGACATATTTTTTGGATTCGTTGATCTTCTTTATTAATATACCTTTATTTTGAAGATCTTTCTGGAGAAGACAAACCCAACTTACCAATGTCAGAGCCAACTCCATTGCCGCTTCCTTCCCGCAGCTCATGTCAAATGTGGACGCCGCTTATGAAGTTCCTGAAAGAGGAACtgcatatttttttaaaggtAGGACTAAatctatataaaaatattaagaacggtaatagattttttttacttttatgtagTCCTTTTTTTGTGCTGGCGAAGTGAAGGTGCTTGAAGGAACCACTTGAGGAAAATAAGAAATGAAGTACTTCCTTTATACTCATGAGTCACCGAGTACTGATGCGAAGGATTATCTGAAGAACGTCTTATATTACCTTTATGGGGTTACGTGATATTCAGCAGATGTTGTTTTCCTAACAGGTCCTCATTACTGGGCAACACGAGGTCTGAACATCCAAGGACCTCCTCGCCATATCTATGACTATGGATTCCCCAATACTGTGCAGAAAATAGATGCTGCTGTCCACCTGAAGAGTGCTAGGAAAACATTGTTCTTTGTCGGGGAAGATTTCTACAGGTACAACTAAAAGGAAATTTTCACCAAAACTGAGTGTTTCAATAGATTCCATATAGGAGTTCTCCGAACCCCTGTTCACATGCTATTGGTGAACTGATATGTCATAGAGAGGGCACAATGACAAACAGTCTCTTCTGTCTGTCCAGTAGCCTCCATTGTAGTCCATTGCCCCTTCCGTCTgtattcactctaatgtaaaaaaaaaaaaaaaaagtgcacacaTGCAAGACTTTTGTTTTCTGTTAAAAAAGTAAACATAATGGAAGAAAGTTTCTGGTATCTTTTTTACATTAGAATGAATTggaatagacagagatgaggggctCCATCTACATTTACTACAGTtaaagtccattgctcttatcctatgatagatgagagcaatagactataataatggtagtgtgaacctagcctctctgctgcctgaggcgaactgTAGAaaggcctgtactgtgacatcactgtgtgtattatctctgtactgtgacatcactgtgtgtattatccctgtactgtgacatcaccgtgtgtattatctctgtactgtgacatcactgtgtgtattattcctgtactgttacatcactgtgtgtattatctctgtactgtgacatcactgtgtgtattatctctgtactgtgacatcactgtgtgtattatctctgtactgtgacatcactgtgtgtattatcctgtactgtgacatcactgtgtgtattatccctgtactgtgacatcactgtgtgtattatccctgtactgtgacatcactgtgtgtattatccctgtactgtgacatcaccgtgtgtattatctctgtactgtgacatcactgtgtgtattatccctgtactgtgacatcactgtgtgtattatccctgtactgtgacatcactgtgtgtattatccctgtactgtgacatcaccgtgtgtattatctctgtactgtgacatcactgtgtgtattatctctgtactgtgacatcactgtgtgtattatctctgtactgtgacatcactgtgtgtattatctctgtactgtgacatcactgtgtgtattatctctgtactgtgacatcactgtgtgtattatctctgtactgtga
This sequence is a window from Leptodactylus fuscus isolate aLepFus1 chromosome 2, aLepFus1.hap2, whole genome shotgun sequence. Protein-coding genes within it:
- the LOC142196004 gene encoding matrix metalloproteinase-20-like translates to MAKEYLDKYYSSDGQMNMAEMVTDDTLFSRKMKKMQKFFGLQVTGKLDYLTVAVMNKPRCGMPDVANYHVFPGEPKWKKTTLTYRIEKYTASMNKPDVDRAVDMGLKAWSDAAPLNFVKVNQGEADIMISFETGDHGDSYPFDGPRGTLAHAFAPGEGLGGDTHFDNAERWTTGSNGFNLFTVAAHEFGHALGLGHSSDPSALMYPTYRYQHPIGFRLPKDDVKGIQSLYGPKQSGQKSSVIPQSPAPDHCQPNLSFDAVTAIGNELLFFKDRSFWRRQTQLTNVRANSIAASFPQLMSNVDAAYEVPERGTAYFFKGPHYWATRGLNIQGPPRHIYDYGFPNTVQKIDAAVHLKSARKTLFFVGEDFYSYDEANRIMERDYPKSIDDEFSGVEGNVDAAAEVNGFLYFFSGPKAYKYDPEKEDVVSVVKAGSWIGC